The Pseudanabaena sp. PCC 6802 genomic interval ACAAGCGCATCCAATTGGAGCTTAAATTGCCCGCCCATCTACCCCACTTATTAGTAGATGAAAGACGCGTCCGTCAGGTCTTGATCAACCTGCTCGGTAATGCGGTTAAATTTACCTTGCCAAATGGATGCATTACTCTAGAAGTCAGCCATAGCCTACAACCCACAACCCACAGCCCACCCAAACTGCGAATTGCTGTAACTGATACAGGTATCGGTATTGCAGCAGAAGATATGAGCAAACTGTTTCAGCCCTTTACCCAGATCGACAGCGCCCTCAACCGCAAATATGAAGGGACGGGTTTAGGATTGTCGCTGGTCAAGCGCATTGTCGAACTCCACGGCGGACGGGTGGGAGTCACGAGTGAAGTTGGAGTTGGAACCTGCTTTACGATCGAGCTTCCCTACACTAGCACGTTATCACCTGCCCCCCTTCAGCATACTTCCAGTGCCATCAACAGTACAGCCCAACTAATAAAGCGAAAGGATTCTCCCTTGATTTTGCTAGCAGAAGACAATGAAGCGAATATCTACACTGTTTCCAGTTATCTGGAAGCCAAAGGCTACCGCATGCTTTTGGCAAGGAATGGGAGGGAGGCGATCGCTCTAGCACGGTCCAATTGCCCAGATCTGATTTTGATGGATATCCAAATGCCGGAAATCGATGGCATCGAAGCTATGCATCAGATCCGCCAGCATCCAAACCTGGTTAACGTGCCGATCGTAGCTATAACCGGACTGGCGATGAGTGGCGATCGCGAACGTTGCCTGGCCGCCGGAGCCACTGATTACCTGGACAAGCCTATCAGGCTCAAACATTTGACGCGTGTAATCCAGCAACTTCTAACACTGCCAGAGGATAACCTATGAATGCGCCATCTATAATTTGACGATTGACGGGGAATCCTCTCCTTTAACTCCTCTCCTCGTAGAGGAGAAAGAAACCAGACCCTGATTTTGCTAACATTTTCCTCTCTCCTCAAAATTGGGGTGGGGGGAGGAGGTCAGTTATGATGGGCAAATTCGCGTTAACGATACTAATGTCCCTTTGCTATGTTCTCTGATGCCACCAATCTCAGCCAGCTAGACCCGAAGTTCGCCATTGTTCGCGATCCACTAATTGCTGCGCCCGATACTAAGGCGATCGCGGCGATCGCTCAAATGCACGGCGCGCGATCGCCTGACGCGAACGATCTCCTCCAGGAGGTACGGTCGAGTTGCGTATTGGTGGTAGAAGCGGAGCAATTGGTTGGCATTCTAACCGATCGGGACGTAGTGCGCCTGGTTGTAGAGCAGCAGCCTCTTGACACTTTAACGATCGCTCAGGTGATGGCACCCCTCACGATCGCCCTGCGCGAGTCGGATTTTACCGACGGGGCGATCGCCATGAACCTGCTGCAAGCAAACCGGATGCGCCATTTGCCCGTCCTGGACGAGCGCGATCGCCCAGTCGGGCTGGTGACCCGCGAAAGTCTGCAGCAAGCCCTCAATTCTAAGGACTCTAGCGATCGCAAATGCACGGAATTCCAACTGGAGACCCAAAATGCACTGCTGTCAAAAATTGCTCGGGACGAACCATTGTCTGATGTGCTCCACGAGCTAATTGCATTCATCGAGCATTGCTTCAAAGATGCTCTGGGTTCGATCCTGTTACTGGAGTCAGACAATCGACTGTGTCTTGGATCTGCCCCCAGTTTGCCGCAAGGCTTCAACCGTGCGATTGAGGACGGCATCGCGATCGGTGAAGGGCAAGGGTCTTGCGGAACGGCAGCATTTCGTCGGGAAACGACAATCGTGATTGACATCGACACCGATCCTCTCTGGCAAGAATACAAAGAACTTCCTTTGGCTTATGGACTGCGAGCTTGCTGGTCAACTCCCATTATGGCTAGCGACAATCGAGTCCTAGGCACATTTGCCGTGTATTACCAAGAGGTGCGATCGCCCACAGCCCTTGAACTAGAATCGATCGGTCAGGCGGCTAATATTGCTGGGATTGCGATCGAACGCGAACAAGCCAAACGGTCGCTGCAAACAGTAGGAGAGCGTTATAGTCTGGCTACTCGTGCCGCTAGGGTCGGGGTTTGGGAACATAATTTAAAGACCCAAGAGGTGTATATCGATCCGAATATTAAAGCATTCCTTGGCTACACGGATGCTGACATCCCGAACGATGCTAAATCCTGGCTTACATTTACACATCCAGACGATATCGAATTAGTCAGGTCAGCAATTAATACACACATAGACGAGCAAACATCCGAATTTGTTATCGAACATCGAATGCTCCATAGGAATGGCTCAATTGTGTGGGTTTTGGTTCGAGGGATGGTGCTGCGAGACGAGCATGGCAATCCCGAACGAATGTTGGGAACCGATATGGATATCAGCGATCGCAAACAAGCTGAAATTGCTCTGAACAACCTGATCGCGGGCACTGCGTCTACTACTGGTCGAGATTTCTTCACTGCTTTGGTGAATCATATAGCCGAGGCATTAAACGTCTCCTATGCTCTTGTAACCGAGCGAGTTGGCGATCGCCTTCAGTCCCTGGCTTTTTGGGCCAATGGCTCTTTGCAACCCACTTTCTCCTACCATCCCGCCAAAACTCCTTGCGAACGAACCTTAGAGGAAGGGATATTTTATTGCGAGTCTGGAGTTCAACAACTATTTCCTGAGGATCTAGACCTGATAGCTATGGAGGCAGAAGGGTATCTAGGTATTGCGTTGCGAAATAACCAGGGTGAGGCGATCGGCGATCTGTGCATCCTCGATCGGCTGCCGATTCAAGATCCACACCGCGCTGAAAATCTGCTAAAGGTTTTCGGTGCCCGTGCTGTCGCTGAATTAGAAAGGCAACGAGCCAGTACGTTACTGGAGCAACTCAATCAGCAGCTTGAAGCCAAAGTAGCCGAACGTACCGCTGACCTGCAGGAACAAAAGCACTTCATTACAGAAGTTACCGAATCCAGCACTGCTATCCTCTACATCTACGACCTGGTGGAACAGCGCAATGTCTATGTAAATTGCCAAATCCAAACAATTTTGGGATATACACCTGTAGAAGTTCAGGCAATGGGCAGCAATTTTTTCCCAAATCTGATTCACCCCGACGATCTGCCTCAAGTCATGGCGAAATTAGAACAATACTTGACATCCGAGGATGGTGAAGTAATGGATGTCGAGTACCGGATGCGCTGCGTCAATGGAGAGTGGTGCTGGCTGCAAAGTCGCAATCGCGTGTTCAAACGCACGGTAGAAGGCTTGCCCTGGCAGATAATAGGGACTGCAGTGGATATCAGCGATCGCAAAGCTGCTGAAACTGCCTTGCGTCAAAGTGAAGAGCGCTATCGAGCTATCGTTGAAGATCAAACCGAACTGATTTGCCGATTTCAGCCTGATGGCACCCTCACCTTTGTAAATGAATCCTATTGCCGCTACTTTGGTGCTTCCGAGTCAGAACTCATTGGGTTTAACTTCCTCAACCTGATTCCTGAAGATGAGAGAGAATTTGTCGCACAAAGCGTGAAAGCACTGCGCAACTTAACTCCAGAAAATCCGTTGCACGTGCAAGAGCACTCGGTTATCAAGACAGATGGTCAGATTGCATGGCAACTGTGGACGGATCGCGCCATTTTTGACAAAGACAATCGCTTAGTTGAATTTCAATCCGTTGGACAGGATATCACGGATCTCAAAGCCGCTGAAGCTGAGGCACGGAAGCAAAAAGAACTGTTGGATCTGTTCTTCTCCCAATCTCTCGACGGTTGCTTTTTTATGATGCTCGATCGCCCCATTGACTGGAATGAGTCGGTTGACAAAGAGGCGGTTTTAGACTACGTGTTTGCCCATCAGCGCATGACCCGGGTTAATAGTGCTATGCTCGATCAATATGGCGCTACCTCAGAGCAACTTTTGCATCTCACTCCCAACGATTTCTTCGCCCACAATCTGGAGCAGGGGAAACGGGTCTGGAGGCAACTTTTTGATATAGGACATCTGCACACCGAAACTGAAGCAGTCAAACTAGACGGTACCGCCATGACCGTTGAAGGTGACTACGTCTGCATGTACGATCGTGAAGGTCGAATTATCGGACATTTTGGGATTCAAAGGGATATTAGCGATCGCAAACGAGCTGAAGAACAACTGCAACAACTCAACCAGGAACTCGAAATCAAAGTGCAAGAGCGCACAGCCAGATTGCAAGAGCGCGAACAATTTTTGCAAACGGTGCTGGATACCTTCCCATTGTCAGTGTTTTGGAAGAATCAAGCCTCGGTTTATTTAGGTTGCAACCGCAATTTCCTCCGCGATGCAAATTTAAATTCTGTTGAAGAGATTGTCGGTAAAACTGACTACGAACTGCCTTGGGGGAAAACAGAAGCCGCCAATGCTTACCGTGCTGACGATCGAGAGGTCATGCAGTCTAATATAGCAAAGCTAGGCATCGTCGAAACTCTAGTACGAGCGAATGGCAACCAGATCTGGGTCGAAACTAATAAGCTGCCGTTGCACAACTTGCAAGGTGAAGTTGTAGGTGTTTTAGGTACCTATCAAAATATCAGCGATCGCAAACGCACCGAACAACAACTGCAAGATAGCGAAGCCAAACTACAAGCTATTCTCAACGGCTCTTCCTCGGTGGTCTACGTGAAAGATTTGGAGGGGCGGCATACATTTGTCAACCAGGCGTTTCTCGATTTCTTTAACTGTAAGATGCCAGATATTATCGGCAAAAACAACCACGATTTTTTCCCAGCAAACATAGCCGATCTCATTCGAATCAACGATCGAGCTACTCTAGCTGAGGGTCACATTCGTCAGTTTGAGGAAGAGGTTAAGGTTGGCTATAATACTTATACATTCCTCTCTAACAAGTTTGTCCTTCGCAATCGCAACGGCTACCCCTACGCGATCTGCGGGATCTCTACAGACATCAGCTCTCTCAAACAAACCGACGCAAAACTGCAAGAAACCCATCAAGCACTCCTCCGTGCTAATCGCCTTAAGGACGAATTTCTTGCCAATATGAGTCACGAACTGCGTACCCCTCTCAATACTATTCTGGGTATGACCGAGGGATTGCAAGATGGAATTTTTGGCGAGACTAATCCAGCGCAAATTAAATCCTTAGAAGCGATCGAGCGCAGTGGACTTCACTTGCTGGAAGTCATAAACGACATTCTCGATCTCGCCAAAATCGAATCGGGGCGGATGGATATGGAGCCTTCCTCCGTTGACGTAGTAGCGCTCTGTCAGTCTAGTCTGGCATTTATCAAAAAAACAGCCTTAGACAAGCGCATTCAGCTAGAACTGAAACTGCCACCCCATCTACCCAATATACTAGTGGATGAAAGACGCATCCGCCAGGTTTTGATCAACCTGCTCAGCAATGCCGTCAAATTTACCTTGGCAGGCGGACGCATTATCTTAGAGGTCAGCCATCTCCCCCAACCCCCAACCCCTTCACGCGAAGTGCATCGCTTGGGGCTAACGGGCGAAGCCCGTGCTGCAGAGCGATATCCCCAACCTCAACTGCAAATTGCCGTGACTGATACGGGCATCGGCATTGCCACAGAAGATATGAGTAAGCTGTTTCAACCATTTACCCAGATCGACAGCGCTCTCAACCGCAAATATGAAGGGACGGGCTTAGGACTGTCGCTGGTCAAGCGCATTGTCGAACTGCACGGCGGACAAGTGGGGGTTACGAGTACGGTGGGGGTCGGTACCTGTTTCACGATCGATCTTCCCTGTACTACTACAGTATTACCCTCCCCCGTACAGAATGTCCCCAGTGACACTGGCAGTAAAGCTCGACTATTTGAGCGAAAGTTTACCCCATTAATCTTGCTAGCAGAAGACAATGAAGCTAATACCATTACCATTTCCAGCTATCTCAGAGCCAAAGGCTATCGCATCCTTATATCGAAAAATGGGAAAGAGGCGATCGCCCTGGCACAGTCCGAGCATCCGGATTTGATTTTGATGGATATCCAGATGCCGGACTTAGATGGCATCGAAGCTATGCAGCAAATCCGCCGAGATCCAAACTTAGCTAACGTGTCGATCGTGGCTCTGACTGGGTTGGCTATGGCTGGCGATCGCGATCGTTGCCTCACCGCTGGAGCCAACGAGTACCTTAGCAAACCCGTCAAGCTAAAGCAATTGACGCAATTGATTCAAAAACTTTTAACGCCTTCAGAAGACAATCAATGAGAACTCCATCTATTTTGATAATCGACGACGAACCCAATAATTTCGATGTGGTTGAAACTTTTTTGAGCGCTGGTGCTGGTGAAGCTGCCCCCTGGGAGACGGTTACCCCAGACGAAGTCCGAGTATATCAGTTGTACTATGCTTCTAGTGGGAAAGAGGCGATCGAAGGACTTGAAAGCTTTAGCCCCGATCTCATTCTACTGGATGTGATGATGCCTGAAATGGATGGCATCGAAGTCTGCCAGACAATCAAAGCAATCCCAAAATGGCAAGCTGTTCCAATCGTGATGGTCACGGCACTAAACTCAAAACTCAGCCTTTCTCAGTGTCTGGCTGCTGGAGCTACCGATTTTATCAGTAAACCTCTTAACAGGCTAGAGTTACGTGCCCGGGTTCAAGCTATGCTGCGCATCAAACGCCAGTATGATGACCTGCAAGCTTTGCTCAACCTGCGCGAAGACATGGTTAACGCGATCGTCCACGATTTACGCAATCCTCTGAGCAATATCTTAGCTGGTCTGGAACTGCTCTCAAGCCCCAACTATCCTGAGGAAAGGCGGAACTCCAAATTATCTCAAGTTTATACGTCTGCCCAATCGTTGCAAGCATTAATCGGGGACTTACTCCGAATTGCTCTGTTTGAATCTGGCAAAATTCTCCTCCATCGCACAAAAGTCAATCTACACGAGCTGATCCAATCTTCTATATCAGACTTTGAAGAGCGCGCCTCTCGCAAAAAACAATCACTGATCGCTCAATTTCCACCATCAAGCCAGCTTGTTTGCGTCGATGTTTCCATGTTTAGACGCACATTAGATAACCTCCTCTCCAATGCCATCAAGTTTTCCCCGCACAACAGTTCGACAGTCGTCAACGTAGAATATCCTACACCTAACGATTTCAAAATTCAGGTTATCGATTCTGGCTCAGGTATTTCTGAGGATTTGCAGCAAAAGATTTTTGAAAAGTACGAGATAGGCGCTCTCATGCCAAATGTTTCTCAAATAGGACTAGGTTTAGCCTTCTGTAAAATGGTTGTGGAAGCACACGGCGGCACAATTTGTGCCAAAAGCAATCAACCCCAAGGAGCTATCTTTGAAATTACCATAACAGCCTGAGTCCGATCGGCAATGAATGATTGGCATTTTGTCTTGATGCCCCAATAACCTCCTGAGTTCCGCTAAGTCTTTAAAATCGAGGTTTTATCATCAACACAGAGTATCGCAAAATCGATTATAGTTTCTCATGCTTCTCTGTGTTTTGCTCGACTTTAGTATAGCTTTTAAGCGCAGAGACCATTTTGCTAGAGCGCTCGACAGCCTCTAAAATTGTCTGATTGTTCGTAAAGCTGCGAGTCAGACTATACGCAAGCCGGATTGCCCAGTCTGCTCGATCGCTATTTAAAAGAGGTTGTAAAAGTTCAATTCTCTCCTCATCAACTCCCATATCTATTAACAACTCCGCAATATATCTAGCATCTTCAAAGTTATATGGTTCGATCTCAGTTGCGATTTTGCGCCTGAGGGCACGGCTCTCTATCGAAGCCATAAATCCTTGAGTATGGATGGCGCGATCGACAAGCTGGAAAAAGCTTTCTTGTTCTTGAGGACTCAAGTACTGGTGTAAATGAGGTAGCTCGCCTAGACCTGCTTCTAAAAAATCCTGAACGTTGGTGGCAGCAGTCTGGATTGCACTTAAAGAATTATTTATCTCATGCGCTACACTAGCAATTGGTTGCCCTAAGGTCGCCATTTTTTCTGTTTGAATCAATTCCCTTTGCGACAGATGCAGTTCTGCCACCACCTTCTGCAATTCTAGTGCTTGTGACTGCATCTGT includes:
- a CDS encoding PAS domain S-box protein, whose amino-acid sequence is MFSDATNLSQLDPKFAIVRDPLIAAPDTKAIAAIAQMHGARSPDANDLLQEVRSSCVLVVEAEQLVGILTDRDVVRLVVEQQPLDTLTIAQVMAPLTIALRESDFTDGAIAMNLLQANRMRHLPVLDERDRPVGLVTRESLQQALNSKDSSDRKCTEFQLETQNALLSKIARDEPLSDVLHELIAFIEHCFKDALGSILLLESDNRLCLGSAPSLPQGFNRAIEDGIAIGEGQGSCGTAAFRRETTIVIDIDTDPLWQEYKELPLAYGLRACWSTPIMASDNRVLGTFAVYYQEVRSPTALELESIGQAANIAGIAIEREQAKRSLQTVGERYSLATRAARVGVWEHNLKTQEVYIDPNIKAFLGYTDADIPNDAKSWLTFTHPDDIELVRSAINTHIDEQTSEFVIEHRMLHRNGSIVWVLVRGMVLRDEHGNPERMLGTDMDISDRKQAEIALNNLIAGTASTTGRDFFTALVNHIAEALNVSYALVTERVGDRLQSLAFWANGSLQPTFSYHPAKTPCERTLEEGIFYCESGVQQLFPEDLDLIAMEAEGYLGIALRNNQGEAIGDLCILDRLPIQDPHRAENLLKVFGARAVAELERQRASTLLEQLNQQLEAKVAERTADLQEQKHFITEVTESSTAILYIYDLVEQRNVYVNCQIQTILGYTPVEVQAMGSNFFPNLIHPDDLPQVMAKLEQYLTSEDGEVMDVEYRMRCVNGEWCWLQSRNRVFKRTVEGLPWQIIGTAVDISDRKAAETALRQSEERYRAIVEDQTELICRFQPDGTLTFVNESYCRYFGASESELIGFNFLNLIPEDEREFVAQSVKALRNLTPENPLHVQEHSVIKTDGQIAWQLWTDRAIFDKDNRLVEFQSVGQDITDLKAAEAEARKQKELLDLFFSQSLDGCFFMMLDRPIDWNESVDKEAVLDYVFAHQRMTRVNSAMLDQYGATSEQLLHLTPNDFFAHNLEQGKRVWRQLFDIGHLHTETEAVKLDGTAMTVEGDYVCMYDREGRIIGHFGIQRDISDRKRAEEQLQQLNQELEIKVQERTARLQEREQFLQTVLDTFPLSVFWKNQASVYLGCNRNFLRDANLNSVEEIVGKTDYELPWGKTEAANAYRADDREVMQSNIAKLGIVETLVRANGNQIWVETNKLPLHNLQGEVVGVLGTYQNISDRKRTEQQLQDSEAKLQAILNGSSSVVYVKDLEGRHTFVNQAFLDFFNCKMPDIIGKNNHDFFPANIADLIRINDRATLAEGHIRQFEEEVKVGYNTYTFLSNKFVLRNRNGYPYAICGISTDISSLKQTDAKLQETHQALLRANRLKDEFLANMSHELRTPLNTILGMTEGLQDGIFGETNPAQIKSLEAIERSGLHLLEVINDILDLAKIESGRMDMEPSSVDVVALCQSSLAFIKKTALDKRIQLELKLPPHLPNILVDERRIRQVLINLLSNAVKFTLAGGRIILEVSHLPQPPTPSREVHRLGLTGEARAAERYPQPQLQIAVTDTGIGIATEDMSKLFQPFTQIDSALNRKYEGTGLGLSLVKRIVELHGGQVGVTSTVGVGTCFTIDLPCTTTVLPSPVQNVPSDTGSKARLFERKFTPLILLAEDNEANTITISSYLRAKGYRILISKNGKEAIALAQSEHPDLILMDIQMPDLDGIEAMQQIRRDPNLANVSIVALTGLAMAGDRDRCLTAGANEYLSKPVKLKQLTQLIQKLLTPSEDNQ
- a CDS encoding hybrid sensor histidine kinase/response regulator, whose protein sequence is MRTPSILIIDDEPNNFDVVETFLSAGAGEAAPWETVTPDEVRVYQLYYASSGKEAIEGLESFSPDLILLDVMMPEMDGIEVCQTIKAIPKWQAVPIVMVTALNSKLSLSQCLAAGATDFISKPLNRLELRARVQAMLRIKRQYDDLQALLNLREDMVNAIVHDLRNPLSNILAGLELLSSPNYPEERRNSKLSQVYTSAQSLQALIGDLLRIALFESGKILLHRTKVNLHELIQSSISDFEERASRKKQSLIAQFPPSSQLVCVDVSMFRRTLDNLLSNAIKFSPHNSSTVVNVEYPTPNDFKIQVIDSGSGISEDLQQKIFEKYEIGALMPNVSQIGLGLAFCKMVVEAHGGTICAKSNQPQGAIFEITITA